From Candidatus Hydrogenedentota bacterium:
CGTGATCAAAAGTCACCACATAGCGATCACTAAGCCGCGTCACATAGATTTCTCCTCGTGCTTCGGGATTCAAGTCGCACATAGCAGCTGAAATACGGGGTACCGAGAAGTGTTGGCTGGGCACGCTATTATAGTCTGTGCTGCCTTCACGAAAGCTAAGATATCCATTGCTTCCGATGAAAAAACGATCGTATTCAATTCCGTAGAAGGGAAGGGTGATTCCATTAGGTAATCGCACTTCATGGAAACTATCGTCTTTTAAGGGAATCAACTCGCCGGCAAGGGGAACGGGAAATTCTTCTATACGTTCAAAACAGGCTTGGTAGAAATCTGCCGTATCAACAGGGACAAAGGTGATCTGACTATATTCAATGTCCACCGGGTTTTGTGTATGAAAATATTCTGTAAAATGATTTTGTTGTGTGTAGGTTACAAAATTAAAACAGTCGCCGCCATTATCGTTGTACGAGGAGTTGCCGGCAACATCTTGCGCTTCAACGGTAAAATAGTAGCGCTTGCCGGCGGCGAGATTATTGAGCGCGATGCGGTGATCCGTAGTATTTTCAGCCGGAGTTTGCTGTGAAAGGGCATCACAGGAGGTGCCATAATGAACGATGCCTTTGGCAATCTCATCGGTATTAAATTCGATTTGCGCTTGGGTAGTGCCCAAAAAAGAAACTCTAACATTGGCAAGCATCGGGGGTATACAATCGATTTCTGCCGTAATCTCACTTTGCGCCGGATTGCCTGAATCATCTTCTTCATCGAAATAGGTGACGTGCACTGTGTCGCCATGTCCCACTTCCAAAATAGCGGAATTGGGAACGACCGATTCCGTACCGGTATGTATGGAGCCGCTGAACAGACCGGGCATGTTCATGTCTTCGAAAAGATCTACTTCTTCCCGGTCATTATTGGTTGTTTCCACAACAACGGATGTGATGCCGAAATTGGCAAGATCCATATCCATTAAGGTAATTACAATTTCATCATCACAGCCGAAGTGAGTCGAGTTTAAGCCCAACGCCCCAGTGCTGCTTGAGAAGTCGGGAACGAAGGAAGCAAAAATAGAGGATCGCGTGACGTCTTCCCCGCGGTCTTGATCGTTGCCAACGACATTGCTGCGAAAGCAACCATCTCCATAAACATAATCGTTTCCTCCTCTGACGAGAATACCTTCTACATAGCCGGTTTCCGCGTTGAAAACAGGCGAGCCCGAATTACCGCCGAAGGTATCAAGGTTGGCAACAAAAAAATCTTGGTTCGATATGCTACGGACATAGGTATTCCCAAAAGCAATTTTTAAGGGCAGTCCGGAGGGGTACCCGATTACGCCCAAGAATTCTCCCAATTGGATGTCGCCATATCTGCGCAGTTTCACAGGCTGAACACCCGACGCGGTAACCGGACGATCCAAACGAAGAACACAGTGATCTCTCGTTCCCGTTCCAAAATGACTGATAATTTCCACGCCGTGATAGACTTGGTCTTCTCTGAAACTCAGCTGTGCTGTTGTTTCGTTCATCATATGAAATCCGAATACGATGACCGTGTTCGAGAAATAACTTGCATTGTAACAGTGCCCGGCAGTCACGACAATGTCATAGCCTGCGAGGAAACCGGAGCAGTATGAGGCGGCAGGTTGGTTGGCGATAGGTTCGCCGTCACAGGGCGGGAATCCGTTGCGTATATGCGCACTCGGAGAGTCAAGACGCCATGAGCCATCTTGTTTTTTTGACATACGTGAAATATCAATGAACGCACAGGTTGCATAGGCTAAACGAGCACGCTCAGGGTCGCTTTCTTCGTAAAGATCAATACGATCATCATCTCCGTAAACGATTTTGGGAGTGGATGCCGGCGGTGAAGGAACCCAAGGCACTTCACTGATTTCGGTAATCCCCGGTTTTTCTTTCACAGTTGGGGGCGTACTGTTTTCGGAGAAAGCGCTTAGAGATAGTACTGCGCAGAGGAGCAAAGAAAAATAGTAAGATGCGTTCAAGGTATCATCCTGTAGCTATAAAGGGATTTAAGTAGGGGCGCCTACGCTTATTGCCTTCATATTATGTGCTTAAGAACGATACACAGCTCGTGGCAATTCGTCATTGCCGCCCCGAAAATACATGTTAATGTTTATACTAACGCTTTTCCCATTATACCATGAAGCGCTTTCAATAGCCGATTATACGATGTATATAAATCGGCTGCAATTACGGCAGGTGTGGATGACTTTGGTATCTTCCCGGACTTGTTGGGCGAATTGCGAGGGCAACCTCATAAAACAGCCTTGACAGGTATCTGCTTCCACAGGAACCAAGGCGGGCGGCCGCGTTTTCATCAGACGGTCAAAGTGGCGAATGGTTCGATCGTCAATGAGCGCGCGAATATTTTCTATGCGCTCCTTAATTTGACGCTTTCCTGTCTTGGC
This genomic window contains:
- a CDS encoding trypsin-like serine protease, which codes for MNASYYFSLLLCAVLSLSAFSENSTPPTVKEKPGITEISEVPWVPSPPASTPKIVYGDDDRIDLYEESDPERARLAYATCAFIDISRMSKKQDGSWRLDSPSAHIRNGFPPCDGEPIANQPAASYCSGFLAGYDIVVTAGHCYNASYFSNTVIVFGFHMMNETTAQLSFREDQVYHGVEIISHFGTGTRDHCVLRLDRPVTASGVQPVKLRRYGDIQLGEFLGVIGYPSGLPLKIAFGNTYVRSISNQDFFVANLDTFGGNSGSPVFNAETGYVEGILVRGGNDYVYGDGCFRSNVVGNDQDRGEDVTRSSIFASFVPDFSSSTGALGLNSTHFGCDDEIVITLMDMDLANFGITSVVVETTNNDREEVDLFEDMNMPGLFSGSIHTGTESVVPNSAILEVGHGDTVHVTYFDEEDDSGNPAQSEITAEIDCIPPMLANVRVSFLGTTQAQIEFNTDEIAKGIVHYGTSCDALSQQTPAENTTDHRIALNNLAAGKRYYFTVEAQDVAGNSSYNDNGGDCFNFVTYTQQNHFTEYFHTQNPVDIEYSQITFVPVDTADFYQACFERIEEFPVPLAGELIPLKDDSFHEVRLPNGITLPFYGIEYDRFFIGSNGYLSFREGSTDYNSVPSQHFSVPRISAAMCDLNPEARGEIYVTRLSDRYVVTFDHVPEYDWFDSYLPENSHSFQIELFYSGIIRINLRELTTDRLITGLSAGVGAPRIFTSVNTDSYRHCESLSYDGSCHSADIDEDWRISLSELLRVIQLFHSRTYSCNAATEDGYQPGPGNQDCFPHNSDYNTQDWKLSLSELLRLIQIYNATGYYASPDTEDGFAIVP